The Megalobrama amblycephala isolate DHTTF-2021 linkage group LG1, ASM1881202v1, whole genome shotgun sequence genome segment gattggatggttgtggtttgctattggtggatttCATGTgggtgacaggttgccccgctcTCGCATCAATAAACatatcatcagagaagagaagagatgtcactgcaagagggaggggaagttattttgaaaaacaagatttgtccattttgatttcatgcttaTTTTCCAATGCCTTTTCTCTCACAGTACTCCTAGATCCTCCCAGCAACCTCACGGTCATGAGCTCAGGGAAGGAAGGGCAGTTGAACGTGAGCTGGCTGCCTCCTCCGCTCAAACACATGGATGACAGTATGATATATGAGGTCAGATACGCAGTGGAGGGAAGTCACATGGGCAAGGTATGTGTTCTTTATTATTTTCCATGAAGCCGAAGTATTGTGTTTCTTGTCGAAATCCATCAGTGAGCTGTCTTTTGAAGGTTGAGAAGATAAAGGCCAGCACCACACTGGTTTTGCGTGGCTTACAGTCCGACACCAGATACGAGGTGTGGGTCCGTGTCAAACTCGATGGCGTCGCCTACGACGGCTACTGGAGTTCTTGGACCGATCCTGTGTTTGCAGTCACGGTGCCAACCGGTACATGGATTTCAAAGCTTTTTGCAAGTGCATTCAACAAGTAAAACATATGAAAGcccatttctgccacataagACAAAAATCATTCTTTTTTAAACCATAATTATGAttatactaagtcataattatgagacaaAATGATGAAATTCTGATTTAGTAAATTATGAAATAGAAAGTATTTTGAACTTAATCTCATAATTAGggtttagtatgtcataattatgacttagtatgtcataattttgacttgtatcataattatgtcattacaaatattacttagtatgtcataattatgacattttatgtattaattatgacttttatttgccaaagaattatttttttctaatattgCAGAATTGGGCATACTAAGTCAtaaatatgagataaaaagttaaagaaattgacataaaaagtcataatgacataaaaagtaaaacatatgacataaaaagtcgaaattatgacaaaaagttgaaaattatgatttaaagTCAATTGACATAGAAAGTCAGTTTTTATCTTATccttttgactttttaatctcataattatgatttagaatGTCATAATATTgacattttatctcataattaacttagtttgtcataatttcaacttctAATGATCTAATTATGTAACATTACAACTAATAATCTCataataaaatcaaaactgtgacatactgtcataattatgacactGTAATACATAATaacatgacataaaaagtcattattatgactaATATATCATCATTTTGACTTAGCATGTCAATTTATTGtcaattatgtctttttatttattttttatagttaaGATTTGCAAAATCATGATATTTTTCTACTGTGGCAGAAACTGACCTCCATAAGAACTCAATTcaaatgtacagtattttaAGTCTTTTCAAAGTTGCTTTACAGAAATTCATGATATTAATGTTTACAATCTTCATGCCTTACAATCACATTTAGCAGATTAGAGCTGAGtaataatatagtttacattttgaGATGATACAAGCAGTCAATCACttgagatttgctatatagtACAAACAGTATCACCctaccatagacatcagtgtttatatctgaactataaactttcatcccagtacttctgtgacaATATGAACATttgcaacacagaaataaagatAATGTATGGTTAAAAAGACTgtttgagaagctgtttcatacctaaacatgacaactgctctctctgacTCAGTGGCAGCATGAACACAGATCTGAATCTTCCACTgcgattttgtcaaaggtttaatagacacaggCGAATCGGTGTCATTTAGGAACGAGGAatcatttttgtttctttttttttgtaacagacATGGATCCACTGATTGTGTTACTGGTGCTTTTCATCGGATTGATCCTCTGCCTGCTGTCCCTGACTGTGATTCTGTCCCACCACAAGTCAGTTCTCACAAATACACGCTTAATGAGAACATACAATACCATATtgttattatataatgttaatgATAATCATTTCAGACTAACAGTAACCCATTCTCTAAAAgagaacatttaacatttttagaaAACTTCACATGCATTAAATTTGCAGACTCAATTTTACTACTGGGCAGATATAATATGAACAAGTGAATAATGAATCAATTCtgtgattattttaggtttcttCTAAAGAAACTGTGGCCTGATATCCCCACGCCAGAGCACAAGTTTCCAGGTCTCTTCACAGTCTACAAAGGGGATTTCAAGGTAATTCATGCATGTTTCCAACTGTACATTTACACGGTACCATGTGTAGTTTAGTATGTTTTAACAAAACTGACAATAAATGGTTTCCAAATTGTGTGGTAAAGGagtaaatgaaaaattatatagCCTACGctgtagaaaagaaaaaaaaaaatcattcactcaacttAACTTTTTTAGTTATCTTTTTACACTGACTCAGTTGAGTTGTATTTACGTAGAATATTAAGTATGTTTAACTTGACAAATTAATGTTGTTTGAACTTATAAAGTTTAgtacttttttaagttttcagcACAAACGTTTTTTGTTCACTCAATTTCCGCTGActtatttaagttttaattaCTTGACACATTTAGATAATTGAGCTTATAAAGTTTAGTTGGAATTATTTTATGAAAGTAAGTCGAAAGCTTAATTGGAAAAAAGCTGACTGGGACTGAAAAATCACTGAAAAAAGAGATCATTACTAGTACTAGTACTAACTATTCTGTATTTCCTCGGCCATCAGGAGTGGATGAGCCAAAATAATGGCAGCATGTGGGGAAGATCAGTCCATGTGTACACGGAGGAGCTTCCTTCACCTGTGGAGGTTTTGTCCGAGGTTTCTCTGACCAACTACAGTACGTCCCCGAGAGAGGGCAGAAAACCTGCGGAGAAGGAAGAGGGGAGCGAGCGTGCGGATTCGGGATTAATGGGAGGATGGCGAGAACCTCCTCACGCTCAGTGGCTCATGGAGCAACTGAGGGCTCTTCAAGAAAACCCAGAATCGTTCTCCCAGTCAACGTTACTCCAGTCACATGACACCTATGTCGCTCTCAATCAAAACTCCCAGCATGTGCAAGGAGATACCGAGCGGCAGGTGGACGATGTCTTTGAAGAGACCTTACCGCTCCAAACACTCTTTATCACCGCGGGAACGTCGTCTTTGAGCGCCTCGCACTCCGACCTCGGCTCGCTCCCGCAGAGCTCGGGTTCGGGCAGACTGTCCTCACAATCCAGCTTCGAGTATCCCAACCACACATGGCCCCCCAAAGGGCCGGGATATGCCTATATGGCGGTCGCAGACTCGGGGGTTTCCATGGACTACAGCCCGATGAGCTCGAGCAGCATTGCGGAGCTCGGGAAACACGGGATCTACACCAATGAATACAAAAACGAGATTTTTGGCCACAAGTGGCCGTTCTCCTGTCAACACATCGAATCTGGATACTGATACTACAAATTTATTCCAGGATCTTACCGATTTCTGTTTGACACATGATGTTTAAGGGCATCTGAAAACACTAGGATCtttcaggagaaaaaaaaaaacattccatcAGATGAAATAAGCTAATATTATAGCATTACTATGGCAGctgttaatgaaacattttagtACAGTGTGTCACTAAAAtaccattcatttttaatacattaaaggattagttcacttcataattaaaatttcctgataatttactcacccccatgtcatccaagatgtttttctttcttcggttgaaaataaattaaggtttttgggAAAAACATTCAAAGACtcaagaaagaaagacacaaacatcttggatgacacgatggtgagtaaatgatcaggaaattttaatgctgaagtgaactaatgctttaatTAGTGGCACTTTCCACAAAAAGGGTTTGCTTCAatgtccctttaaaaaaaaaagcattacaggCTAAATGTCTGCATTTTTGTAGGGAGAAATATTAAATACGtttcataattatttaatatatcatgAAAAATAGGACATTATAGGTGCATAAAAAAATCTACTCTGAATTattgaataatacatattttgtatGTATGCTATGGGTTTGACATATGCTGTTGAATTCAattgtggtaaaaaaaaataaaaaaaaaataataataattatctaTAATATCTATAAACCAACTTTGTTACCCTTTCCagcataatttatatatatatatatatatatatatatatatatatatatatatatatatatatatatatatatatatatatatagagagagagagagatattgGTCAAATGATtcaatcatttatatatatatatatatatatatacacacacacaaatcagtTTTAAACTGTAATCAGATGTCACTAAATGTATTTTACCCCCCTGAGCTTGATTATCATAATTAAGCATCACATTTAAAACActgataaaaagaaagaaaagaaaaaaaaaacattgttaacataatgattttttttcaagtCTAAATTTGTCTTGTAAattgtacatatatatttttcaatgtaaataacacttttttttactcTGGTTTTGTGGTTTAAGTTACAGCAATATGTATCTTTCGGATCTGTAAAACATTAAAGCCTGGAGGAGGATGTCAGGCTGAACAACCATTAGACTTTATGTTATGTATACGTCTGTTGAGTTATATGAAGGaaaatccatccatctgtttcATGCTTTATGTCCTTAGATGCTGTGTTTGCATTTGGATAGTTCTTCTGGTGCATTCTGGGAATGctgaccatttctctttaagtCACCAT includes the following:
- the epor gene encoding erythropoietin receptor — protein: MRKMRSDRLQVVFMLCLAFVTAGGKSFERKVAQLLQDKTEDPKCFVEGKKDLTCFWEVEEERNLHDRYTFMYSYENEKKMACVVSSLSLRASNKTVLFCKFPQALFFTPLNVQVFRDGQILYNRIFNVENVLLLDPPSNLTVMSSGKEGQLNVSWLPPPLKHMDDSMIYEVRYAVEGSHMGKVEKIKASTTLVLRGLQSDTRYEVWVRVKLDGVAYDGYWSSWTDPVFAVTVPTDMDPLIVLLVLFIGLILCLLSLTVILSHHKFLLKKLWPDIPTPEHKFPGLFTVYKGDFKEWMSQNNGSMWGRSVHVYTEELPSPVEVLSEVSLTNYSTSPREGRKPAEKEEGSERADSGLMGGWREPPHAQWLMEQLRALQENPESFSQSTLLQSHDTYVALNQNSQHVQGDTERQVDDVFEETLPLQTLFITAGTSSLSASHSDLGSLPQSSGSGRLSSQSSFEYPNHTWPPKGPGYAYMAVADSGVSMDYSPMSSSSIAELGKHGIYTNEYKNEIFGHKWPFSCQHIESGY